One window from the genome of Dolosigranulum savutiense encodes:
- a CDS encoding ATP-binding cassette domain-containing protein, with the protein MSLIELKDLKVHYPIRGGIFNTIQDYVKAVDGVSLEIDSGKTYGLVGESGSGKSTIGKALIGLEPITSGKIFYNGKDVTGKARSLKKEYADYNKDVQMIFQDSTSSLNPKKRIKDVIAEPMRNYFNYTHDEEKRKVIELLEIVGMREEVLYRYPHEFSGGQRQRIGVARAVASNPQLIIADEPTSALDLSVQAQVLNFMKRIQEEFKLSYLFISHDLGVVKHMSDNLAIMHKGRFVEQGVREKVYTNPQHIYTKRLLSAIPDMDPSVREEHKAERRRVEEVYQKEQTGYYDENGRVYDLQDFEEGHQVAFNPDGHRDNPSTRFEKGGH; encoded by the coding sequence ATGAGTTTAATTGAATTAAAAGATTTAAAAGTGCATTACCCAATCCGTGGGGGGATTTTTAATACGATTCAAGATTATGTGAAAGCCGTCGATGGTGTTTCACTTGAGATTGATAGCGGAAAAACTTATGGATTAGTTGGTGAGTCTGGTTCAGGAAAATCAACTATCGGAAAAGCATTGATTGGATTAGAGCCGATTACATCAGGAAAGATCTTCTACAATGGAAAAGATGTTACGGGTAAAGCAAGAAGTCTGAAAAAAGAATATGCAGATTATAATAAAGATGTTCAGATGATTTTCCAGGATTCGACATCTTCATTAAACCCGAAAAAACGAATTAAAGATGTCATTGCTGAACCAATGCGCAACTACTTTAACTACACACATGACGAAGAGAAGCGCAAAGTAATTGAATTACTTGAGATTGTAGGTATGCGTGAAGAAGTATTATACCGCTATCCACATGAATTCTCAGGCGGACAGCGCCAACGTATTGGGGTAGCTCGAGCAGTTGCCAGTAACCCACAATTAATTATTGCCGATGAGCCAACATCAGCACTTGACTTATCTGTTCAAGCACAAGTACTTAACTTTATGAAACGAATTCAAGAAGAATTCAAATTAAGTTATTTATTTATTTCACACGACTTAGGTGTGGTCAAACATATGTCAGATAATTTAGCGATTATGCATAAGGGACGTTTTGTTGAACAAGGGGTTAGAGAAAAAGTTTATACTAATCCGCAGCATATTTATACTAAGCGTCTATTATCAGCTATTCCAGATATGGATCCAAGTGTTAGGGAAGAACATAAAGCTGAGCGACGTCGCGTAGAAGAAGTCTATCAAAAAGAACAAACCGGCTACTACGATGAAAATGGCCGTGTTTATGATTTACAAGACTTTGAGGAAGGACATCAAGTTGCTTTCAACCCAGATGGCCACAGAGATAATCCTTCGACTCGATTTGAAAAAGGAGGACATTAA
- a CDS encoding ABC transporter ATP-binding protein: MAVEKSLLEINNLSVGFRYGDKFYNAVDDVSLTLEKDEILAIVGESGSGKSTLATAIIGLHDPLNTRVEGEIIYQDYDLNKLNEKLYNKIRGNDIGMIFQDPLGTLNPVMTVYKQIAESLLYHTDMNEEQRKARVLELLNQVGIPRPEQVMKAYPHELSGGMRQRVVIAIALANKPPILIADEPTTALDVTIQAQILDLMNDIQEETHNGIILITHDLGVVAETADRVAVMYAGQIVEEAPVEELFANPKHPYTRSLLKSVPHELADGEELHVIHGTVPSLQNLPRTGDRFKDRIPWMDDDAFDDDPQLTEIAPGHKVRGNSWKHFYFPGEENNA; the protein is encoded by the coding sequence ATGGCTGTTGAAAAAAGCTTATTAGAAATTAATAATTTGTCGGTTGGCTTCCGATACGGCGATAAATTTTACAATGCCGTTGATGATGTCTCATTGACACTTGAAAAAGATGAAATTTTAGCTATCGTAGGTGAATCTGGAAGTGGGAAATCAACCTTAGCTACGGCGATCATTGGTCTGCACGATCCATTGAATACACGCGTTGAAGGCGAAATTATTTACCAAGATTACGATTTGAATAAATTAAATGAAAAATTATACAATAAAATTAGAGGTAATGATATTGGGATGATCTTCCAAGATCCACTAGGAACTCTAAACCCAGTTATGACGGTTTACAAGCAGATTGCTGAATCATTACTTTATCATACAGATATGAATGAAGAACAGCGTAAAGCGCGCGTATTAGAACTCTTGAATCAGGTAGGTATTCCGCGACCAGAACAAGTAATGAAAGCTTATCCACATGAATTATCAGGTGGGATGCGCCAACGTGTTGTTATTGCGATTGCTTTGGCAAATAAACCACCTATTTTAATTGCAGATGAGCCGACAACTGCATTGGATGTAACGATTCAAGCCCAAATTTTGGACCTGATGAACGATATCCAAGAAGAAACACACAACGGAATTATTCTAATCACACACGATTTAGGTGTTGTAGCAGAAACAGCTGATCGAGTGGCTGTTATGTATGCTGGTCAAATCGTTGAAGAAGCACCGGTTGAGGAATTATTTGCTAATCCGAAACATCCATACACACGTTCACTCTTGAAATCTGTGCCACATGAGTTAGCAGATGGAGAGGAATTGCATGTGATTCACGGAACAGTGCCATCACTTCAGAACTTACCGCGTACGGGAGATCGCTTCAAGGATCGTATTCCGTGGATGGATGATGATGCTTTTGATGATGATCCACAGTTGACTGAAATTGCACCAGGACATAAAGTACGAGGTAATTCTTGGAAACATTTCTATTTTCCAGGAGAGGAGAATAACGCATGA
- the acpP gene encoding acyl carrier protein, with protein sequence MNEQQIFDKIRTIIVDQLGVDEEKITRDTTFQDDLGADSLEIVELVMEMEDQFGREIPDEDAENLTTVGKAVDYVLSQQ encoded by the coding sequence ATGAACGAACAACAAATATTTGATAAAATCAGAACGATTATTGTTGATCAGCTCGGTGTTGATGAGGAAAAAATTACTCGAGATACGACTTTTCAAGATGATTTAGGAGCAGATTCGTTAGAAATTGTCGAACTTGTGATGGAAATGGAAGATCAATTTGGTCGAGAAATTCCTGACGAAGATGCAGAAAACCTCACAACTGTGGGGAAAGCTGTTGATTACGTCTTAAGTCAGCAATAA
- the plsX gene encoding phosphate acyltransferase PlsX — protein sequence MKIAVDAMGGDHAPQAIVRGAEQAAQQFRDIRVVLYGDKEAILPHLEQPELVDIVHTTEKVASDDDPVRAVRRKKKASMVLAAREVKEGKVDAVISAGNTGALLAAGTLIVGRIKGIDRPALMSTMPSLEGEREAFTFMDLGANADCKPEQLHQFGILGSYYAAGIRQIDQPTVALLNNGTEDNKGNMLSKEAFKLLQEDQSLNFVGNVEARDILQAPADVIVTDGFTGNAVLKSIEGTAKSLMNIIKSTIQSGGFTTKLGGLLVKKDLSSIKDTLDYSKYGGAVLFGLKAPVIKTHGSANEEAVYHTVKQARDILRAGVIDQLREAFDPQNENK from the coding sequence ATGAAGATAGCTGTAGATGCGATGGGCGGAGATCATGCCCCTCAAGCCATTGTAAGAGGAGCCGAACAAGCAGCCCAGCAGTTCCGCGATATCCGTGTAGTGTTATATGGAGATAAGGAGGCGATTTTGCCTCACTTAGAGCAGCCAGAATTAGTTGATATTGTCCACACAACAGAAAAAGTAGCTAGTGATGATGATCCAGTGCGAGCTGTTCGTCGTAAGAAAAAAGCATCCATGGTTCTAGCGGCCCGTGAAGTTAAAGAAGGTAAAGTAGATGCTGTTATTTCAGCAGGGAATACGGGTGCACTACTGGCAGCAGGCACCTTAATTGTGGGGCGGATTAAAGGAATTGATCGCCCGGCACTAATGTCTACCATGCCATCCTTAGAAGGAGAGCGAGAAGCATTTACGTTTATGGATTTAGGTGCGAATGCTGATTGTAAGCCAGAGCAGCTTCATCAGTTTGGGATTCTGGGTTCGTATTATGCGGCAGGTATACGCCAAATTGATCAGCCGACAGTAGCACTCTTGAATAATGGAACTGAAGATAATAAAGGGAATATGTTGTCTAAGGAAGCCTTCAAGTTATTGCAAGAAGATCAGTCGCTCAATTTTGTCGGAAATGTCGAAGCGCGTGATATATTGCAAGCACCCGCTGATGTGATTGTAACTGACGGATTTACTGGAAATGCCGTTTTGAAGTCGATTGAAGGCACCGCTAAATCATTAATGAATATCATTAAATCGACCATTCAATCAGGCGGTTTTACAACGAAATTAGGCGGATTGCTCGTCAAAAAGGATTTAAGTTCGATTAAAGATACATTGGATTATTCTAAATATGGTGGGGCAGTATTATTTGGACTTAAAGCCCCCGTCATTAAGACACATGGATCAGCTAATGAAGAAGCGGTCTATCATACCGTTAAACAAGCGCGCGATATATTACGCGCAGGAGTAATTGATCAATTGCGAGAAGCCTTTGATCCGCAAAATGAAAATAAATAG
- the recG gene encoding ATP-dependent DNA helicase RecG — translation MSRSIQDNMKELSGVGPKRAEALKQLGVETVYDLLTFYPFRYEDLTVKSIESIEDKEKVVLEGEAVSEGTVSYFGHKKSRFSFRLNVEKVIVPVTFFNQPYLKQYVHAGESTRVFGVWDARRMSLTGIKMIGQQKSDHEAVYSSNKQINQQTIFKLIKQAWDQYQSLIPDYLPTDIIDKYGLMSFSEAIRIIHFPTETDDIAAARKTLIFFEFLLYQLKLNQLRKKQHESAQGQINSYDIQQLKGFFANLSFELTDAQKRVVNEISKDLLRPIQMFRLLQGDVGSGKTIVAAASLFSVWTAGKQTALMAPTEILAEQHFHSLSELFNHYELKVALLTGSLTNKEKQAIYDQLRSGELDCVIGTHALIQEHVQFQNLGLIIIDEQHRFGVNQRKLLREKGDHPDVLFMTATPIPRTLSITAFGEMDISVIDEMPPGRQPVKTIWIRPQQTDQLKQFIAKQLAQNSQVYVISPLIEESEHLDVQNVTDLHRIYSSFFPNHQVGLLHGQMSAEDKQHIIEQFADNKMQILVSTTVIEVGVNVPNATLMIIHDADRFGLAQLHQLRGRVGRGSKKAHCVLIADPKTESGIERMQTITEVTDGFQLSERDLQMRGPGELFGHKQSGLPEFKIGDIVEHAPILEEARIESILLLNDDERLNSPAYKPLYQAFNQDSQATLD, via the coding sequence ATGAGCCGATCGATACAAGATAATATGAAGGAACTCAGTGGTGTGGGCCCAAAACGAGCAGAAGCCTTAAAACAACTTGGCGTAGAGACCGTTTATGATTTACTAACCTTTTATCCATTTCGTTATGAGGACTTGACGGTTAAGTCGATCGAATCGATAGAAGATAAAGAAAAAGTTGTTTTAGAAGGAGAAGCTGTCTCGGAGGGAACGGTAAGTTACTTTGGCCATAAGAAGAGTCGCTTTTCTTTTCGGCTCAATGTGGAGAAAGTGATTGTACCAGTGACGTTCTTCAATCAGCCATATTTGAAGCAATACGTTCATGCTGGCGAAAGTACCCGAGTATTTGGCGTGTGGGATGCGCGTCGGATGTCCTTGACGGGGATTAAGATGATTGGTCAGCAGAAGTCCGATCATGAAGCAGTCTACTCTTCGAATAAACAGATTAATCAACAGACAATCTTCAAGCTTATTAAGCAAGCTTGGGATCAATATCAATCGCTTATACCTGATTACTTGCCCACTGATATTATTGATAAATATGGATTAATGTCTTTTTCAGAGGCAATTCGAATCATTCATTTTCCGACTGAAACAGATGATATAGCTGCTGCTCGAAAAACGTTAATTTTCTTTGAATTTTTGCTTTATCAACTAAAACTCAATCAGTTACGAAAAAAACAACATGAATCAGCGCAAGGACAAATTAATTCATACGATATTCAGCAATTAAAGGGATTTTTTGCTAATTTATCATTTGAGTTAACCGATGCTCAGAAACGTGTTGTGAATGAGATTAGTAAAGACTTACTGCGACCCATTCAAATGTTTCGACTACTTCAAGGAGATGTTGGAAGTGGGAAGACCATTGTAGCTGCAGCGAGTTTATTTTCTGTATGGACAGCGGGAAAGCAGACCGCACTTATGGCACCGACTGAAATATTGGCAGAACAACATTTCCATAGTTTAAGCGAGTTATTCAATCATTACGAGCTGAAGGTAGCCTTACTGACGGGCTCATTGACGAATAAGGAAAAACAAGCTATTTATGATCAGTTGCGATCAGGTGAACTCGATTGTGTCATTGGAACACATGCTCTTATTCAAGAACACGTTCAGTTCCAAAATCTAGGACTAATTATTATTGATGAGCAGCACCGTTTCGGGGTGAATCAACGTAAATTGTTGCGTGAAAAAGGGGATCATCCGGACGTTTTATTTATGACAGCTACACCAATTCCGCGAACTCTTTCGATTACAGCGTTTGGGGAAATGGACATTTCTGTGATTGATGAAATGCCACCGGGACGTCAACCAGTTAAGACAATTTGGATTAGACCGCAACAGACAGATCAGTTGAAGCAATTTATTGCGAAGCAGTTAGCCCAAAACTCGCAAGTCTATGTAATTAGTCCGTTAATTGAAGAGTCTGAACATCTCGATGTACAGAATGTGACGGATTTGCACCGAATTTATAGTAGTTTTTTCCCGAATCATCAAGTTGGGTTACTCCATGGACAAATGTCAGCGGAAGATAAGCAACATATTATTGAGCAATTTGCTGATAATAAGATGCAGATCTTAGTGTCAACAACGGTCATTGAAGTAGGGGTTAATGTGCCCAATGCGACACTTATGATTATTCATGATGCAGATCGTTTTGGACTGGCTCAGTTACACCAATTGCGTGGACGTGTTGGACGTGGCAGTAAGAAGGCACACTGTGTTTTAATTGCTGACCCGAAGACAGAATCTGGTATTGAGCGGATGCAGACCATTACAGAAGTGACGGATGGTTTCCAATTAAGTGAACGTGATTTACAAATGCGGGGACCAGGAGAATTATTTGGACATAAACAATCTGGATTGCCCGAATTCAAGATCGGTGATATTGTTGAGCATGCCCCGATTTTAGAAGAAGCACGAATAGAAAGTATATTGTTATTAAATGATGATGAACGCTTGAATAGTCCGGCATATAAGCCATTGTATCAAGCATTCAATCAAGATAGTCAAGCGACACTAGATTAG
- a CDS encoding DAK2 domain-containing protein, whose translation MEFKEIKAKDFKDMVLAGRQRLEEQSEYVNSLNVFPVPDGDTGTNMNLTFTSGAKSVRESTADHVGQLTKALSKGLLMGARGNSGVILSQLFRGFSKSVEELNTLNAKQLAQAFQSGVDSAYNAVMKPVEGTVLTVARESASAGLERSEQTDDIIEVMRAVLDEAKASLKRTPELLEVLKEVGVVDSGGQGLVYVYEGFLSSLTGEAPVVTEDDEISLEELVQAEHHRNGVHDSVNSEDIEFGYCTEIMVRVGEGETVEETFDYETFRNYLNDLGDSLLVVADDEIIKVHVHTERPGEVMNYGQRFGSLIKIKVDNMREQHSELAGTEKKTAPDLSKSQHTKKPKETAIIAIAAGEGLKGLFESLGVDYVLTGGQTMNPSTEDIVEAMNQAPAKSYIILPNNKNIFMAAEQACEVIDVPAKVVETKTIQQGFSALLGYIETQSLDENVAAMTEEISFITSGQITNAVRDTEINGVSIKKDDFLGIIDGEIKVSHADRLESLIRTIQQMVDDDSEIITLFFGEAVSEKEAADVLERLEDIFDAYEIETHRGDQPVYPYLISVE comes from the coding sequence GTGGAATTTAAAGAGATTAAAGCAAAAGATTTTAAAGATATGGTATTAGCTGGTCGACAGCGACTAGAAGAACAATCTGAATATGTTAACTCATTGAACGTTTTTCCGGTTCCGGATGGGGATACCGGAACAAATATGAACTTAACCTTTACAAGTGGTGCCAAGTCAGTCCGTGAAAGTACAGCTGATCATGTGGGACAATTGACTAAAGCATTGTCAAAAGGCTTGTTAATGGGGGCACGCGGGAACTCTGGCGTAATTTTATCACAATTATTCCGAGGTTTTTCCAAAAGTGTAGAAGAACTTAACACATTAAATGCCAAACAACTGGCTCAAGCTTTTCAAAGTGGAGTAGATTCGGCGTATAATGCAGTCATGAAGCCAGTAGAAGGAACTGTCCTAACTGTAGCACGTGAATCAGCTAGCGCTGGGCTTGAACGTTCTGAACAAACTGACGATATTATTGAAGTGATGCGTGCGGTATTAGACGAAGCCAAAGCATCATTAAAACGAACACCAGAATTACTGGAAGTGTTGAAGGAAGTTGGCGTTGTTGATAGTGGTGGGCAAGGTCTTGTGTATGTCTATGAAGGCTTCCTATCATCATTAACAGGAGAGGCGCCAGTGGTTACAGAAGATGATGAAATTTCATTGGAAGAACTTGTTCAAGCTGAACATCACCGTAATGGCGTTCACGATTCTGTTAATAGCGAAGATATTGAGTTTGGTTATTGTACTGAAATCATGGTCCGCGTCGGTGAAGGTGAGACGGTCGAAGAAACATTCGATTATGAAACGTTCCGTAATTATTTAAACGACTTAGGGGATTCATTGCTTGTTGTCGCTGATGATGAAATTATTAAAGTCCACGTTCACACAGAGCGTCCGGGAGAAGTAATGAATTATGGACAACGATTCGGTTCATTAATCAAAATAAAAGTTGATAATATGCGCGAACAGCACTCTGAACTTGCAGGAACAGAGAAGAAAACGGCTCCTGATTTATCAAAATCACAGCACACGAAAAAACCTAAAGAAACAGCTATTATTGCGATCGCAGCAGGTGAAGGGCTCAAGGGATTATTTGAAAGCTTAGGCGTTGATTACGTCCTTACAGGTGGCCAGACGATGAATCCAAGTACAGAAGATATTGTAGAAGCGATGAACCAAGCGCCAGCGAAGTCATACATTATTCTGCCCAATAACAAGAATATCTTCATGGCAGCTGAACAGGCCTGCGAAGTGATCGATGTACCGGCTAAGGTTGTCGAGACCAAAACAATTCAGCAAGGTTTCTCCGCATTATTAGGCTACATCGAAACCCAAAGTTTAGATGAGAATGTAGCAGCAATGACTGAAGAAATCAGCTTTATTACGTCGGGTCAAATTACGAATGCTGTACGTGATACAGAAATTAATGGTGTGTCCATCAAAAAAGATGATTTCTTAGGGATTATCGATGGTGAGATTAAAGTAAGTCATGCTGACCGTCTAGAATCACTAATTCGTACGATTCAACAAATGGTAGATGATGACAGTGAAATTATTACGCTCTTCTTTGGTGAAGCTGTTTCTGAAAAAGAAGCCGCGGATGTTCTTGAGCGCTTAGAAGATATTTTCGATGCTTACGAAATTGAAACCCACCGCGGGGATCAACCTGTTTATCCATACCTCATTTCAGTTGAATAA
- a CDS encoding Asp23/Gls24 family envelope stress response protein: MSVNMRTKNGMIEISTNAIATVVGGVATEVFGIVGMASRQQVRDGFYEILKRDNYARGIEIRQDDQDIHVDVYIIVSYGIKISEVSRNVQEQVRYQLEAQLGIKATSVNIYVQGVRV, encoded by the coding sequence ATGTCAGTTAATATGAGAACAAAAAATGGAATGATTGAGATTTCAACAAACGCAATTGCAACCGTCGTCGGTGGTGTAGCAACCGAGGTGTTTGGAATCGTTGGGATGGCTAGCCGTCAACAAGTTAGAGATGGATTTTATGAAATTTTGAAGCGTGATAATTATGCACGCGGAATTGAAATTCGTCAAGATGATCAAGATATTCATGTGGATGTCTATATAATTGTCAGCTACGGTATTAAGATTTCAGAAGTATCCAGAAATGTTCAAGAACAAGTTCGCTATCAATTAGAAGCTCAGCTTGGAATTAAAGCAACGTCCGTTAATATTTATGTACAAGGCGTTCGGGTATAG
- the rpmB gene encoding 50S ribosomal protein L28, translating into MAKECYVTGRKAKRGNQRSNANNKTKRTFGANLQKVRIKEDGKIKKVWVSARALKSGKVERV; encoded by the coding sequence ATGGCTAAAGAATGTTACGTAACAGGACGTAAAGCTAAACGAGGAAACCAACGTTCAAACGCAAACAACAAAACAAAGCGTACTTTTGGTGCTAACTTACAAAAAGTTAGAATCAAAGAGGACGGTAAAATCAAAAAAGTATGGGTTTCAGCTCGTGCCTTAAAATCAGGTAAAGTTGAACGTGTATAA
- a CDS encoding thiamine diphosphokinase — MIIHLVLGAPREEQLALDYRLGDICVGVDYGTIYLLNAGYPVDLAIGDFDSVTEQEWQQIKKESQCIERFQAEKDDTDTELALLHALNLSDEAPIHIHNWIGGRLDHFLSILYLVYQERFQAVLSRLVFCSPKNSLRVYQPGHYQVEQDHPDNYLSYIGLTPIKSLTLRQVKYTLVEASYETPRALISNEFLASDQPAEFSFKSGLLAVVQSRD; from the coding sequence ATGATCATTCATCTCGTCTTAGGAGCCCCGCGTGAAGAGCAATTGGCACTTGATTATCGATTGGGAGATATATGTGTGGGCGTTGATTACGGGACTATCTATTTATTAAATGCCGGTTATCCGGTTGATTTGGCGATTGGCGATTTTGATTCCGTAACGGAACAGGAGTGGCAGCAAATCAAAAAAGAAAGTCAATGCATAGAAAGATTTCAAGCCGAAAAAGATGATACTGATACAGAATTGGCTTTATTACATGCACTGAATTTATCTGACGAGGCTCCTATTCATATCCATAACTGGATCGGTGGGCGCTTGGATCATTTTTTAAGTATTTTGTATTTAGTTTATCAAGAAAGGTTCCAAGCGGTTTTGTCACGCTTAGTCTTCTGTAGTCCTAAAAATAGCTTACGGGTCTATCAACCCGGTCACTATCAAGTTGAGCAGGATCACCCTGATAATTATCTTTCATATATTGGGCTAACACCAATTAAGAGCTTAACGTTGCGTCAAGTGAAATATACGTTAGTAGAGGCTAGTTATGAGACGCCAAGAGCACTTATTAGCAATGAATTCTTGGCTAGCGATCAGCCGGCTGAATTTTCTTTTAAAAGTGGTTTGCTGGCGGTTGTTCAGAGCCGTGACTAG
- the rpe gene encoding ribulose-phosphate 3-epimerase → MKVAPSILSADFSQLRQDIELIEREGADWVHVDVMDGQFVPNITFGPNVVEAIRPHTSLPLDVHLMIVDPERYINAFAEAGADIITIHAESTDHLHRGLQLINQLNVKSGVAINPGTPVSAIEPVLDLVDLVLVMTVNPGFGGQSFIDSTVQKMTQLNDLRQQHHYHYTIEVDGGIKAGAETERCLEAGVDVFVAGSYIYGAENPGERLAKLKAVGGQA, encoded by the coding sequence GTGAAAGTAGCACCGTCAATTTTAAGTGCCGATTTTTCCCAGTTGAGACAAGATATTGAACTAATCGAACGCGAAGGAGCTGATTGGGTTCATGTGGATGTTATGGATGGTCAGTTCGTGCCCAATATAACTTTCGGGCCCAATGTGGTTGAAGCGATTCGTCCGCACACCTCATTACCATTGGATGTTCATTTAATGATTGTAGATCCAGAACGTTACATTAACGCTTTCGCTGAAGCTGGAGCGGACATCATTACAATCCATGCTGAAAGTACGGATCACCTTCACCGTGGTTTACAACTGATTAATCAGTTAAATGTCAAATCAGGAGTAGCGATTAATCCAGGAACCCCTGTTAGTGCGATTGAACCGGTCTTGGATCTGGTTGATCTGGTTCTAGTTATGACGGTGAATCCTGGCTTCGGTGGCCAATCCTTTATAGACTCCACTGTCCAAAAAATGACCCAATTAAATGATTTACGTCAGCAACATCATTATCACTATACAATCGAAGTAGATGGTGGAATTAAAGCAGGAGCGGAAACAGAGCGGTGTTTAGAAGCCGGTGTTGATGTGTTCGTGGCAGGTTCTTATATTTATGGTGCGGAAAATCCCGGCGAACGACTGGCTAAGCTGAAGGCAGTTGGGGGCCAAGCATGA
- the rsgA gene encoding ribosome small subunit-dependent GTPase A codes for MQTGRITKALSGFYYVTTDDDRTYQTRARGIFRNQDISPYVGDYVEFSLDENEEGTIQTILERKNELSRPQVVNVEVGCVVTSAVEPDFNTQLLDRFLVQLEAHHIQPAILVTKLDLIDQEAMDRLKDYQAYYQSLGYPFILVDQDNLNATKQALSQVIQGQLAVFMGQSGVGKSTLLNAIDPSLNFKTAETSKALGRGRHTTRHVELVSVLGGLIADTPGFSALEFTTIEKESLRECFPECWERRAACKFRGCLHYKEPKCAVKQAVASGDMLEERYAHYILFLEEIINRKPVY; via the coding sequence GTGCAAACAGGACGAATTACGAAAGCATTGAGTGGATTTTATTATGTCACAACGGATGATGACCGGACTTACCAGACAAGAGCGCGGGGTATCTTCCGCAATCAAGATATATCACCTTATGTGGGGGATTATGTCGAATTTTCACTTGATGAGAATGAAGAAGGAACGATTCAAACTATTTTGGAACGGAAAAATGAACTTTCTCGACCACAAGTGGTGAATGTTGAAGTTGGCTGTGTAGTGACATCAGCGGTTGAACCGGACTTCAATACGCAGCTCTTGGATCGTTTCTTAGTACAATTAGAAGCACACCATATTCAGCCTGCTATTTTAGTGACAAAATTGGACTTGATTGATCAAGAAGCCATGGACCGATTAAAGGACTATCAAGCATACTATCAATCATTGGGCTATCCGTTTATCTTGGTGGATCAGGACAACCTGAATGCTACCAAACAAGCATTAAGCCAAGTCATTCAAGGACAACTAGCCGTCTTTATGGGGCAGTCGGGTGTTGGAAAATCAACATTATTGAATGCTATCGATCCATCTTTAAACTTTAAAACAGCTGAAACATCCAAAGCACTTGGACGCGGTCGTCATACAACCCGGCATGTTGAATTGGTTTCTGTTTTAGGTGGATTAATTGCTGACACACCAGGGTTCAGTGCCTTAGAATTCACCACTATTGAGAAAGAATCATTGCGTGAATGTTTCCCAGAATGTTGGGAGCGCCGTGCTGCATGTAAGTTTCGCGGATGTCTCCATTATAAGGAACCCAAATGTGCTGTTAAGCAAGCAGTAGCCTCTGGTGATATGTTAGAAGAGCGGTATGCGCATTATATTTTATTTTTAGAAGAAATTATAAACCGAAAACCTGTATATTAA